The Gemmatimonadaceae bacterium genomic sequence CCCGTAGGTGTGGCGTTAAGGGGGGGGGGGGGGGGGGGGAAAACTAAACGCGCGGCCCCGGGGGGGGCCCCGCTTCGTTGTCGAGCGATCCGTGCGTCCTTCGCGAGCGTCCATCTGTGCATTCCTTCCGTCGGCCCGGTCCAGCGTCCGCTCGTCTGTTCCTCATCCCTTGCGCGGGGGTTTGCCCTCCGCGCGAGTGGGTCAGGCCGCGAAGCTGCTCAGCGCGCGCCCGACGTCGCCTTCGCGGAGGCGCTTGAGGGCGCGGTCCCGGAGCTGGCGAACCCGTTCGCGGGTGACGCCGAGCATGGAGCCGATTTCTTCGAGCGTGTGTTCGCGCCCGCCTTCGAGGCCGAAGTAGAGGCGCAGGACCTTGGCGTCGCGCGGCGGGAGCGTGGAGAGGGCGAGTTCGATTTCGTCGGTGAGGAAGCGGTTCATGGCTTCCTCTTCGGTGTCGGGCATCTCATCGGCGACAAAGCGTTCGATGAGGGCGCGATCGCCTTCGGGGTCCATGGGCGCATCGAGGCGCACGTCGCCGGTGTTGAGGGCGGCGAGCGACTGGACGACGTCGACGGAGAGGCCGGTGAGCTGGGAGAGCTCCTCGGGAGAGGGTTCGCGCCGGAGCTTTTGGCGGAGGATCTCCGAGGCCTTGATGATGCGCGAGAGGTCGGCCGTGCGATTGAGGGGGACGCGCACGGTGCGGCCCTGGCGCGCGAGGGAGGACAGGATGGCCTGTCGGATCCACCACACGGCGTAGGAGATGAACTTGACGCCCTGGTCCGGGTCGAACTTTCTCGCCGCGGTGAGCAGGCCGACATTGCCCTCGCCGATCAGGTCGATGAGAGGGAGCCCACGATTCTGGTATTTCTTGGCGACGGAGATGACAAAGCGGAGGTTGCGCTTGACGAGTTCCTGCAGGGCATCCTGGTCGCCGGCGCGGATCTTCCGGGCGAGTTCGATTTCTTCCTGGCCCTTGAGGAGCGGGTAGGTGCTGACCTCATAGAGGTACTGGTCCAGGATATCACGCTCCGGCTCACTCGGCGCGATCCCCTGGGGGGTCGTGCGTCGGCGTCGGCGCTTGACTTCGGTCATTGTGCAAGGTCCTCGAGGACGCTGATGTGTAGTTGGGAATCCTGCGGCGCGGGGGGAAGTTTCCGCGCGTGCTGCAGTGCGCTGGAGGCACCAGATTCGGGCACTCGTCAGGCAGCAAATGGGTGCAGCGAAAGTCGAGTCAAGATACTGGTAGCACGCGATTTCGCCAGAGTGATTTTCTTGACTTCGACACTACCCCCGGATACCATTCCCGGTTCCTGATCCGGGCCTTGGCCGGGGTCTGGATGGGGGGCGTAGCTCAGTTGGGAGAGCGCTTGAATGGCATTCAAGAGGTCAGGGGTTCGATTCCCCTCGCCTCCATGGCCGGCGGGGGATGTGAAGGGGAGCCGGTAGCGGTCTCATCAGCCCCTCACACAGCAGCAGACGCGGGAATAGCTCAGTTGGTAGAGCACAACCTTGCCAAGGTTGGGGTCGCGGGTTCGAGTCCCGTTTCCCGCTCTCAAGGGCGGGTGGGCGGGTGAGTGAGCAGGTGGCTGGTCGATCGGCTCGGAGAGTCGGCGGCCCATCCTGATCCGCTCACCGGCCCACCCGCCTCAAGTTCCGGGCGGTTAGCTCAGTTGGTTAGAGCGCCACGTTGACATCGTGGAGGTCACAAGTTCGAGTCTTGTACCGCCCACTGGGACACGCTCAAGTAGTTGCAGGGCAAGAAGTTGGTGTGCGCTCGTAGCTCAATTGGATAGAGCATCTGACTACGGATCAGAAGGTTGGGAGTTCGAGTCTCTCCGAGCGCGTCCACAATCAGTCTTTACCGATTCGGGGCGTAGCTTAGCCCGGTAGAGCGCCTGCTTCGGGAGCAGGAGGTCGGAGGTTCAAATCCTCTCGCCCCGACTATAGAGAAGGCAAACGCCGACGGACCCAGTCCGGCGGCGTTTTGCGTTGGACGCTTTTCTGGAAGAGGCTCCCATTCTTCGCTCTCGCTTTGCCACCGACGCGCGCCGGCGCAGGTGTTGCCTCCCGTTCGTTGGCGCGCCTTCC encodes the following:
- a CDS encoding RNA polymerase sigma factor RpoD/SigA: MTEVKRRRRRTTPQGIAPSEPERDILDQYLYEVSTYPLLKGQEEIELARKIRAGDQDALQELVKRNLRFVISVAKKYQNRGLPLIDLIGEGNVGLLTAARKFDPDQGVKFISYAVWWIRQAILSSLARQGRTVRVPLNRTADLSRIIKASEILRQKLRREPSPEELSQLTGLSVDVVQSLAALNTGDVRLDAPMDPEGDRALIERFVADEMPDTEEEAMNRFLTDEIELALSTLPPRDAKVLRLYFGLEGGREHTLEEIGSMLGVTRERVRQLRDRALKRLREGDVGRALSSFAA